The following proteins are co-located in the Dromiciops gliroides isolate mDroGli1 chromosome 2, mDroGli1.pri, whole genome shotgun sequence genome:
- the LOC122738405 gene encoding 60S ribosomal protein L27-like, translated as MGKFMKPGKVVLVLTRQYSGHKAVIIKNIDDGTSDRPYSHALVAGINHYPQKVTTAMGKKKIAKRSKIKSFMKVYNYNHLMPTRYSVDILLDKTVVNKDVDPALKQKARRKAKVKFEKRYKTGQNKWFFQKLWFLNYSVSQ; from the exons ATGGGCAAGTTCATGAAACCCGGGAAGGTGGTGCTGGTCCTGACCAGGCAGTACTCTGGGCACAAAGCTGTCATCATCAAGAACATTGATGATGGGACATCTGACAGGCCCTACAGCCATGCCTTGGTGGCAGGCATCAACCACTACCCTCAAAAGGTGACCACAGCAATGGGCAAAAAGAAGATTGCCAAGAGATCAAAAATCAAGTCCTTCATGAAAGTTTATAACTACAACCACCTCATGCCCACCAGATACTCTGTGGATATCCTATTGGACAAAACAGTTGTCAACAAGGATGT tgacCCTGCACTAAAACAGAAGGCGAGAAGGAAGGCCAAGGTCAAGTTTGAGAAGAGGTACAAGACAGGCCAAAACAAGTGGTTCTTTCAGAAGCTATGGTTTTTAAACTACTCTGTTAGtcagtaa